From Polynucleobacter sp. AP-Sving-400A-A2:
TCTTGCTGCGCTCCGCAATCACTGCGGAAACTTGGTTGAGATGAGATTCTCCCATTGCACCCGGATGAAAAGCGGTAATTTGATTATTGGCTTGATCGGTGGTGATCATCGCTTGAGCAGTAAATGCCTGTTCAATCTGACGAATGTGCGTCGCATCAATCTTTAGTTTTTTTAAGCGATCAAGATAGGGCGTTGCATCACCGCCTACGGTTGCCATGATGATGGGATCGCCGCCAAGAAGACTCAGGTTGTAAGCAATATTGCCTGCGCATCCACCGAATTCACGACGCATTGTAGGAACTAGGAAGGCAACATTCAAAATATGAATCTGCTCTGGCAGGATTTGATCGGCAAATTTGCCTTCAAAGTTCATGATAGTGTCGTAAGCGATGGAACCACAGATCAAGCTAGCCATAAATAATTACTTTCTAATAAAAATCAATTGAAGTGAGTATGAAATAGGGTTTGCAGCCTATTTTTCAGGGTAAAAAATTCTGACACGATATCCAGCAGCATTTTGCGGAAGTGAAATCAGCAATGCAGACGAAAAGATTTCACCGGCAGGGGCGCCTTGACGTAAAAAATCTGAATGTGACTCTTGCCAAGCAGTCGGTAACCATTCTTGCGGAGTGAGTTGAATCTTTTTGATTTCAGATTCCTCGGCATCGGTGAGAGAAATTTCTAAATTCGGGAATAAAACAGGTAGTGCAAGACGATTTTGTATTCCAACTTGCAGCATAGATTGATTGGAAGCGTTTTTAAGGCCTTCTCGCGCGCTTTCAGGTGAAAGGGTGACCGAAGTTATTTTCCATGCGGCAAAATCGCTTACAGAGCGATTTACACACCCCAGCGCGCGACACAATTGTTCATCCAACTTCTGTAAAAGAGAAAAACTCATTGTTGCAATCGCAGAAGAGCTACCATCAACACGCGTTGCTAATGCTGGTAGTAAAGAATTTCTAGAAAGGTGCTCACCAACAATGATGAGCAAAAGGAAAAAAAGGCTGAGAAGGATTAACTTAGGACTTTTTTTTTGAGTCAGAGCTGAAGTAACTCTATTTTTGTCAGCTGAACTCGCTTTAAGGCCCTGCTCCGGAAGTGTGCCGTGCAAACAGACCCAGCCTTCACTCTCTTTCCAGATGGATAGGGTTAACCATTGACTGTAAGTTGCAATGACTTCCTCTGCTTGACGAGCAAGAACGCCTGAGAGAACAATTTTTCCACCTAGGCGCATCTTGTTTATTAAGGCAGGCGCTAAAACTTGCAGTGGGTTAGCCAAAATATTGGCCATCACGATGTC
This genomic window contains:
- a CDS encoding DUF3426 domain-containing protein; the encoded protein is MSFSLLQKLDEQLCRALGCVNRSVSDFAAWKITSVTLSPESAREGLKNASNQSMLQVGIQNRLALPVLFPNLEISLTDAEESEIKKIQLTPQEWLPTAWQESHSDFLRQGAPAGEIFSSALLISLPQNAAGYRVRIFYPEK